The following proteins are encoded in a genomic region of Sneathiella marina:
- a CDS encoding sarcosine oxidase subunit alpha, which translates to MSWRNRTIEGGRIDRQKPLQFTFNGDSYSGFEGDTLASALLANDVHLVGRSFKYHRPRGIVAAGAEEPNSMVQLGAGATTEPNIRATQISLYDGLEASSVNVWPSVNYDVSAVNGLFAKIFTAGFYNKTFMWPRSFWMKLYEPVIRRAAGWGKAPTEKDPDIYDHMHCHADVLIVGAGPAGLNAARHAGRSGARVVLVDEQNEVGGSLLGLKRTIDGEDAVNWIQAVRDELEEMPDVTVLTRSTAFGYYDQNYLCILEQKTDHLPAHERIGKIRQRVWHIRATEVILATGCHERPLVFADNDRPGIMLSGAVQTYANRYGVLPGKNIAFFCNNDSAYEAALDLKASGANIAVIIDCRTDVDTSLRNMVEEAGIKILEGHAITATKGGKRVSKVEVRPIQKGARVYTSSPTEIECDLVAMSGGWSPVVHLFSQSQGKLDYLEDKACFVPGQAVQRQMFAGAVTGQFSLQESLEEGQNAGVAASGNAGFKLAASPTAVVTGEPETGTIEPFWIVPSYRPVGEGMVKHFVDLQNDSTAADIELATREGFESIEHIKRYTLTGFGTDQGKTSNINALAILSGILDKPIPKVGTTTFRPPYTPVSYGALAGRNLGAWSDPVRVTSIHDWHVVNGAKFENVGQWKRPWYYPEPGEDMQASLNRECLAVRNSVGVLDASTLGKIDVRGPDAAEFLNRVYTNAWLKLGIGKVRYGLMCHEDGMVFDDGTTGRLAEDRFLMTTTSGNAAIVLDWLEEYLQTEWPELDVYCTSVTEQWATVSIAGPKARDLLAKLAPEMDLSNEAFPYMSFQEGEVAGISSRIFRISFTGELSYEINVPWYFGKAVWEQVMAAGEEFGITPYGTESMHILRAEKGFIIVGQETDGTTTPQDLGMDWIVSKKKPDFIGKRSFSRPDTSRSDRKQLVGLLTENPSEVLPEGAQLVSDPSAAVPMPMIGHVTSSYYSANLGRSIALAVVKGGQERHGDKVYAPLKNGTLAAEIVDPVFYDKLGEKLNG; encoded by the coding sequence ATGAGTTGGCGGAATAGAACAATTGAGGGTGGCCGCATCGACCGGCAGAAACCCCTTCAGTTTACTTTCAACGGTGACAGTTATTCCGGATTTGAGGGAGACACATTGGCATCGGCGCTACTCGCCAATGATGTCCATTTAGTGGGCCGAAGCTTTAAGTATCATCGACCAAGGGGAATTGTTGCTGCGGGAGCTGAAGAACCCAATTCCATGGTGCAGCTGGGTGCTGGTGCCACGACTGAGCCGAATATAAGGGCGACACAAATTTCGTTATATGACGGACTTGAGGCGAGCAGTGTCAATGTCTGGCCTTCCGTTAATTATGATGTGAGCGCGGTAAATGGTTTGTTTGCCAAAATTTTTACAGCCGGATTCTATAATAAAACCTTCATGTGGCCGCGGTCATTCTGGATGAAATTATATGAACCCGTAATTCGTCGTGCAGCAGGCTGGGGAAAAGCTCCAACAGAGAAAGATCCTGATATCTATGATCACATGCACTGTCATGCCGATGTTTTAATTGTTGGAGCCGGACCAGCCGGCCTCAATGCTGCGCGACATGCCGGACGCTCTGGCGCCCGGGTTGTACTGGTTGATGAGCAAAATGAGGTTGGTGGTAGCCTTCTGGGCTTGAAGAGGACAATTGATGGTGAGGATGCCGTAAACTGGATACAGGCTGTTCGGGATGAACTGGAAGAAATGCCCGACGTGACCGTTCTTACCCGATCCACGGCTTTTGGTTATTACGATCAAAATTACTTATGTATCCTGGAACAGAAAACAGACCATCTTCCTGCACATGAGCGTATTGGAAAAATCCGTCAACGCGTCTGGCATATTCGCGCTACCGAAGTCATCCTTGCAACAGGATGCCATGAGCGCCCTCTGGTTTTTGCCGACAATGATCGACCGGGCATAATGCTTTCTGGGGCCGTACAGACTTATGCAAACCGGTATGGCGTGTTGCCCGGGAAAAATATCGCGTTCTTTTGCAATAACGATAGCGCCTATGAGGCGGCGCTGGATCTCAAGGCTTCCGGCGCAAATATAGCCGTAATAATTGACTGCCGTACCGATGTTGATACGTCGCTTAGGAATATGGTTGAAGAAGCCGGAATCAAGATACTGGAAGGTCATGCAATTACTGCCACGAAAGGCGGTAAACGAGTTTCAAAAGTGGAAGTCAGACCTATCCAAAAGGGTGCAAGAGTTTATACATCCTCACCGACAGAAATTGAATGCGATCTGGTTGCTATGTCCGGTGGATGGAGCCCGGTGGTCCATCTGTTCAGCCAATCACAAGGTAAACTTGATTATCTGGAAGATAAAGCCTGCTTTGTTCCCGGTCAGGCCGTCCAGCGTCAGATGTTTGCAGGTGCCGTAACAGGTCAATTCTCTTTACAGGAAAGCCTTGAGGAAGGTCAGAATGCAGGGGTAGCAGCATCAGGTAATGCAGGATTCAAGTTAGCGGCGAGCCCAACTGCCGTGGTAACAGGTGAGCCGGAAACTGGAACCATCGAGCCCTTTTGGATTGTCCCGAGTTATCGCCCTGTAGGTGAGGGCATGGTTAAACATTTTGTGGATTTGCAAAATGATTCTACTGCTGCAGATATCGAATTAGCAACGCGCGAAGGCTTTGAATCAATCGAACATATTAAACGATACACGTTGACTGGATTTGGAACCGACCAAGGGAAAACTTCTAATATTAACGCCTTGGCCATTCTCTCTGGTATTCTGGATAAGCCCATCCCCAAAGTCGGAACAACGACATTTCGCCCACCTTATACGCCTGTTTCTTATGGTGCTTTGGCAGGTCGTAATTTAGGGGCATGGTCGGACCCTGTCAGAGTTACCAGCATCCATGACTGGCATGTCGTGAATGGGGCAAAATTTGAAAATGTCGGTCAATGGAAACGCCCGTGGTATTATCCTGAGCCAGGAGAAGACATGCAGGCGTCATTGAACAGGGAGTGCCTAGCTGTACGAAATTCCGTTGGTGTCCTGGATGCATCGACATTGGGAAAAATAGATGTGCGTGGGCCCGATGCCGCGGAGTTCTTGAACCGTGTTTATACCAATGCCTGGCTGAAACTGGGAATAGGGAAAGTTCGATATGGCCTGATGTGCCATGAGGATGGCATGGTTTTCGATGATGGCACAACGGGACGACTGGCGGAAGACCGGTTCTTGATGACGACGACTTCTGGAAATGCAGCGATCGTGCTGGATTGGTTGGAAGAATATTTGCAGACAGAATGGCCGGAGCTGGACGTATACTGCACCTCTGTTACAGAGCAATGGGCAACAGTGTCTATTGCGGGACCGAAAGCTCGGGACCTGTTAGCGAAACTCGCACCTGAGATGGATCTTTCCAACGAAGCATTTCCCTATATGTCCTTTCAAGAAGGTGAGGTGGCTGGAATTAGCTCGCGGATTTTCCGCATCAGTTTTACTGGTGAGTTGTCCTATGAAATTAATGTTCCGTGGTATTTTGGTAAAGCGGTGTGGGAGCAGGTGATGGCTGCCGGAGAGGAATTTGGCATCACGCCTTATGGCACGGAATCCATGCATATTCTTCGCGCTGAAAAAGGATTTATCATTGTAGGCCAGGAAACGGATGGAACGACCACACCTCAAGATTTGGGAATGGACTGGATTGTTTCCAAGAAGAAACCTGATTTTATAGGTAAAAGATCCTTTAGCCGACCTGATACAAGTCGGTCAGACAGAAAGCAATTGGTGGGGTTGCTGACTGAAAATCCGTCAGAAGTTCTGCCCGAAGGCGCACAACTGGTATCTGATCCCAGCGCGGCAGTTCCGATGCCAATGATTGGTCATGTTACCTCAAGTTATTATAGTGCTAACCTGGGGAGATCGATTGCTTTGGCGGTTGTTAAGGGTGGACAAGAACGCCATGGTGACAAGGTTTATGCCCCGCTTAAAAACGGAACTTTAGCGGCGGAAATTGTCGATCCGGTTTTCTATGACAAATTGGGGGAGAAACTGAATGGTTAG
- the hisN gene encoding histidinol-phosphatase — protein MPITEDWSELVDFTGSLADAAAACTTTYFRHPIDIMTKEDKSPVTIADQETERLLREMISKKYPTHGILGEEHGSEGLDRDDLWVLDPIDGTKSFIAGLPVYGTLIAYLHLQQVRIGAISMPAMHEFWIGVQGQGCFFNGVKCSVSACENLHDAILMTTSPDYFTGMDKGRFGEISEKTRLQRYGGDCYIYGMLACGWADIVIEQGLQAYDYMALVPVIEEAGGIITDWSGNGLGLNSDGNVLAAATPALHQQALEILER, from the coding sequence ATGCCAATAACTGAAGATTGGTCTGAATTGGTTGATTTTACGGGGTCTTTGGCAGATGCCGCAGCGGCGTGCACGACGACCTATTTTCGTCATCCAATAGATATAATGACGAAAGAAGACAAGTCTCCAGTAACGATAGCTGATCAGGAAACGGAGCGTCTTCTACGGGAGATGATTTCAAAGAAATATCCAACCCATGGAATTCTGGGCGAGGAGCATGGCTCTGAAGGATTGGATCGGGATGATCTATGGGTGCTTGATCCAATCGATGGAACAAAGAGTTTTATCGCTGGTTTACCGGTTTATGGAACTTTAATTGCTTACTTACATTTACAGCAAGTGCGCATAGGCGCCATTTCCATGCCGGCCATGCATGAATTCTGGATTGGCGTCCAGGGGCAAGGGTGCTTTTTCAACGGTGTAAAATGCAGTGTCAGTGCATGTGAAAACCTTCATGACGCTATTTTGATGACCACCTCGCCGGATTATTTTACGGGAATGGACAAGGGGCGATTTGGTGAGATAAGCGAAAAAACACGCTTACAACGATATGGTGGCGATTGCTATATATACGGAATGCTGGCATGCGGTTGGGCTGATATTGTTATTGAACAAGGGTTGCAAGCTTATGATTACATGGCTCTTGTTCCGGTTATTGAGGAAGCGGGCGGGATTATTACAGATTGGTCCGGTAACGGTTTGGGCCTGAATTCCGACGGAAATGTTCTCGCCGCAGCAACACCAGCATTGCATCAACAGGCACTTGAAATTTTGGAGCGTTAG
- a CDS encoding sarcosine oxidase subunit delta, translating into MLNIDCPWCGKRHETEFHYGGEAHIARPENPEALSDEDWADFLFMRKNTKGLFQERWCHSNGCRRWFNVLRNTISHEIVAIYKMGETPPEISSKAGKSL; encoded by the coding sequence ATGTTGAATATTGACTGCCCCTGGTGCGGCAAAAGACATGAAACTGAATTTCATTATGGCGGGGAAGCCCATATAGCGCGGCCAGAGAATCCAGAGGCGCTTTCTGACGAGGATTGGGCGGATTTCTTATTTATGCGGAAGAACACAAAAGGCTTGTTCCAGGAAAGATGGTGCCATAGCAACGGATGCCGACGTTGGTTCAATGTCCTGCGCAACACGATTAGCCATGAAATTGTTGCCATTTATAAAATGGGCGAAACCCCTCCTGAAATCTCCTCAAAAGCAGGAAAAAGCTTATGA
- a CDS encoding ASKHA domain-containing protein codes for MPNHLFEKEKLHLVVFTPSGKRGRFAEGTPVLEAARILGVDIDSVCGGRGICGRCQVNLTVGEFAKHGVVSRETSLSPFAVGEEKFKARRGLADGRRLSCHAQLMGDVIIDVPPSSQVHRQVIVKKADDRKIEMDPAIRLHFVQVQEPDMHNPTGDFERLELALNQQWGLTELECDLRTLQALQKNLREGNWNVTVSVHRNKRITKIWPGFHNRAYGLAVDVGSTTIAMHLCDLSSGEVVASSGMMNPQIRYGEDLMSRVSYIMMNPGGDKLLTEAVRQGINELIGEVTELAGINPTDILNAVFVGNPIMHHLLLGIDPTELGGAPFALTTNSSMTIWASELGLTSNPDGRVYFLPCIAGHVGADTAAVILSEAPHLQRQVTLIVDVGTNAEIVVGNSDRLLAASSPTGPAFEGAQISCGQRAAAGAIERVRIDPETLEPRFKVIGSDLWSDEEGFDEETAKSGITGICGSGIIEVVAEMYLSGILSVDGVIDGSLAAKSPRIVADGRTFSYVIRDGESELKIYQTDVRAIQLAKAALYAGAKLLMDKFGVDSVDRILLTGAFGSHIDTKYAMVLGMIPDCNLKNVHGVGNAAGVGARIALLNNKSRTEIEEVVKTVEKIETAVEPKFQDYFVDAMAIPHKTASYPNLSKTVKFPDPKIISANELSGSGGRRRRRRLK; via the coding sequence ATGCCTAATCATTTGTTTGAAAAGGAAAAGCTGCATCTCGTTGTTTTTACACCCTCTGGTAAACGGGGACGGTTTGCCGAAGGAACACCGGTTCTGGAGGCCGCTCGCATTCTCGGCGTTGATATTGATAGCGTCTGTGGTGGAAGAGGGATCTGCGGTAGGTGTCAGGTAAATCTCACTGTTGGCGAGTTTGCGAAACATGGAGTTGTTAGCCGGGAGACTTCTTTGTCTCCCTTCGCCGTTGGTGAAGAAAAATTCAAGGCGAGGAGAGGGCTTGCCGACGGGCGTCGGTTAAGTTGCCATGCGCAGTTAATGGGCGATGTCATTATCGATGTTCCCCCATCTAGCCAGGTCCATCGCCAGGTCATCGTAAAGAAAGCGGATGATCGTAAAATTGAGATGGATCCAGCGATCCGATTGCATTTCGTACAAGTCCAAGAACCGGATATGCACAATCCAACAGGCGATTTTGAACGATTGGAGTTAGCGCTCAATCAACAATGGGGACTGACCGAACTGGAATGTGACTTGCGAACGTTGCAAGCGCTCCAAAAAAACCTTCGCGAGGGGAATTGGAATGTAACAGTTTCGGTTCACCGTAATAAACGTATAACAAAAATATGGCCCGGCTTTCACAACAGGGCCTATGGATTGGCTGTGGATGTCGGATCAACGACCATCGCCATGCATCTGTGCGACCTTTCCAGCGGTGAGGTCGTCGCGTCATCGGGAATGATGAATCCGCAAATTCGGTATGGCGAAGACTTGATGAGCCGTGTGTCGTACATCATGATGAATCCTGGTGGGGATAAATTATTAACGGAAGCAGTACGGCAAGGCATAAATGAGCTCATAGGTGAAGTGACGGAACTGGCCGGTATCAATCCGACTGACATCTTGAACGCTGTTTTCGTAGGTAATCCGATTATGCATCATCTTTTGTTGGGTATCGATCCAACGGAACTTGGTGGTGCTCCGTTTGCCTTAACAACGAACAGCAGCATGACGATTTGGGCCAGTGAACTTGGGCTTACCTCCAATCCCGATGGCAGGGTGTATTTTTTACCCTGTATTGCCGGCCATGTGGGTGCAGATACAGCTGCGGTTATACTTTCCGAAGCGCCTCATTTACAGCGACAGGTTACTCTTATCGTCGACGTTGGGACCAATGCGGAAATTGTCGTTGGGAATAGTGACCGTCTCTTGGCTGCGTCTTCGCCAACAGGACCTGCGTTTGAAGGTGCGCAGATATCCTGTGGCCAACGGGCGGCAGCCGGGGCCATAGAGCGGGTCCGGATTGACCCCGAAACGCTTGAACCTAGATTTAAGGTGATTGGCAGCGATTTGTGGTCGGATGAAGAGGGATTTGACGAGGAAACCGCCAAATCCGGGATAACCGGTATTTGTGGTTCCGGGATAATCGAAGTTGTCGCTGAAATGTATTTAAGCGGAATATTGAGCGTTGACGGGGTTATAGACGGGTCGCTCGCAGCAAAAAGCCCGCGTATTGTCGCTGATGGCCGGACTTTTTCCTATGTCATACGTGATGGCGAAAGCGAGCTGAAAATCTATCAAACAGATGTTCGGGCTATTCAGCTTGCCAAAGCCGCTTTATATGCTGGTGCTAAATTGCTTATGGACAAATTTGGCGTCGATTCTGTTGATCGGATTCTGTTGACCGGTGCATTCGGAAGCCATATTGATACGAAATATGCGATGGTTTTGGGAATGATTCCCGATTGTAATCTGAAGAATGTTCATGGCGTCGGAAATGCAGCCGGAGTTGGCGCGCGTATTGCGTTGCTTAATAACAAATCGCGAACAGAAATAGAAGAAGTGGTCAAAACGGTAGAGAAAATTGAAACGGCTGTGGAACCAAAATTCCAGGATTATTTTGTAGATGCAATGGCGATTCCTCACAAAACCGCTTCCTATCCAAATTTATCGAAGACCGTAAAATTTCCGGACCCGAAAATTATTTCCGCAAACGAGCTTTCCGGCTCAGGCGGGCGTCGCAGACGTCGTCGCCTCAAGTAA
- a CDS encoding sarcosine oxidase subunit gamma, producing the protein MVSLENRLSSASNIIEQFPPGLRELPFQGQINLRGDPENKNFMTSTKSVLGLDLPLSPNTVSVGIGVKALWLSPDEWLVVAEDQKQNDLVWKLEKALAGEHTAINDVSANRTIFELAGNHVHQVLMKSSEFDFHPRVFSPGNCVQTLIAKSQAIVEQIEPNTFHIYVRCSFGRYVGAWLADSCKEFV; encoded by the coding sequence ATGGTTAGTCTTGAAAATCGGTTGTCGTCCGCAAGTAACATCATTGAGCAATTTCCGCCGGGCCTTCGGGAATTGCCCTTCCAAGGTCAGATTAATCTGCGTGGAGACCCGGAAAATAAGAACTTCATGACATCAACTAAGTCTGTTTTAGGTCTGGATTTACCTTTATCCCCGAATACGGTCTCTGTTGGAATTGGGGTTAAAGCTCTTTGGCTGTCCCCTGATGAATGGCTCGTTGTCGCCGAAGATCAAAAGCAGAATGATCTTGTTTGGAAACTCGAAAAAGCACTGGCTGGAGAACATACCGCAATCAATGATGTGAGCGCCAACAGGACGATTTTTGAACTTGCCGGTAACCATGTTCATCAGGTCCTAATGAAAAGCTCAGAATTTGATTTCCATCCCCGTGTATTTAGTCCGGGAAACTGTGTACAGACGCTGATTGCCAAATCGCAAGCCATTGTTGAACAAATCGAGCCAAACACATTTCATATTTATGTGCGATGCTCGTTTGGGCGATATGTCGGTGCTTGGCTGGCAGATTCCTGTAAAGAGTTTGTGTGA
- a CDS encoding sarcosine oxidase subunit beta family protein → MKYSIFSIARNALSHHKNWPEQWRSPEPKTDYDVIIIGGGGHGLATAYYLAKEHGITNVAVLEKGWLGGGNTARNTTIVRSNYLWDESAAIYEKSLQLWEGLSQDINYNVMLSQRGVLNLAHNLGDVREGVRRVNANRLNGVDAEWLDADGVKDFCPIINISKDTRHPVLGATLQRRGGVARHDSVAWGYARAADACGVDIIQNCEVTGIKREGDKVVGVETTRGYIGAKKVAVVAAGHSSVVANMAGLRLPVESHPLQALVSEPIKPVIDCVVMSGAVHVYVSQSDKGELVMGAGVDSFNSYGQRGSFHVIEHQLGACLELFPVFSRVRMMRTWGGIVDVCPDASPIISKTSVDGLYFNCGWGTGGFKATPGSGWAFAHTVAKDEPHRLNAPFALGRFETGALIDEHGAAAVAH, encoded by the coding sequence GTGAAATATTCCATTTTTTCCATCGCACGAAATGCATTATCACACCATAAGAACTGGCCGGAGCAGTGGCGAAGTCCAGAACCCAAAACTGACTATGATGTGATTATCATAGGCGGTGGGGGCCATGGGCTGGCCACAGCATATTATCTTGCAAAAGAGCACGGAATTACAAATGTTGCTGTTCTGGAAAAAGGCTGGCTTGGTGGAGGGAATACAGCTCGCAACACGACAATTGTCCGCTCCAACTATTTATGGGACGAGAGCGCGGCGATTTATGAAAAATCCCTACAGCTTTGGGAAGGGCTATCCCAAGACATAAATTACAATGTAATGCTGAGTCAGCGCGGTGTTCTAAACCTGGCACATAACCTTGGCGATGTTCGAGAAGGTGTTCGCCGGGTTAATGCAAATCGGCTTAATGGTGTTGATGCAGAATGGTTAGATGCAGACGGGGTCAAAGATTTTTGTCCGATCATCAATATTTCGAAAGATACCCGGCATCCGGTACTGGGCGCAACTTTACAACGTCGTGGCGGTGTCGCCCGACATGACAGTGTTGCCTGGGGATATGCGAGAGCTGCGGACGCGTGCGGCGTTGATATAATTCAGAATTGCGAGGTCACAGGTATAAAGCGAGAGGGTGACAAAGTCGTCGGTGTTGAAACAACTCGCGGATATATCGGGGCGAAGAAAGTTGCTGTTGTCGCAGCTGGTCATAGTTCCGTTGTTGCCAATATGGCAGGCTTGCGGCTTCCAGTTGAAAGCCACCCTTTGCAAGCCTTGGTTTCCGAGCCCATCAAGCCTGTCATAGACTGCGTTGTCATGTCCGGGGCAGTTCATGTCTATGTGAGTCAATCGGACAAAGGTGAATTGGTGATGGGGGCCGGTGTGGATAGTTTTAACTCCTATGGTCAGCGCGGCAGTTTTCACGTCATAGAACATCAACTAGGGGCCTGCCTCGAACTCTTTCCGGTTTTCAGCCGGGTGCGCATGATGCGAACATGGGGCGGGATTGTCGATGTTTGTCCCGATGCCTCGCCTATTATCTCCAAGACATCTGTTGACGGCCTGTATTTCAATTGTGGATGGGGCACAGGCGGGTTTAAGGCAACACCGGGCTCCGGGTGGGCATTTGCACATACCGTTGCGAAAGATGAGCCACATCGGCTAAATGCGCCCTTCGCGCTCGGTCGGTTTGAAACGGGTGCACTTATTGATGAACATGGCGCAGCAGCTGTTGCACATTAA
- a CDS encoding GlxA family transcriptional regulator: METPSTGASAKYRLGFCLVPEFSAIAFISAVDTLRLANQLSNEKIYSWDCYSIDGKPAKSSAGIEFSVQGKISEMPALPIVFTCSGINIRNHTSPQLIAALRRMASHGSELGAICTATYVLAKAGLINDHRCTIHWENLSGFREEFPELDITSELFEIDRNRYTCAGGTASLDMMLSLVSSHTSHELSVSIADQLIYHRIRESSERQRMELRARLGISHPKLLGAIACMEDNLEEPLSCSDLATEVGLSTRQLERLFQKYLEHSPTRYYLGLRLDRARYLLTQTSLPIIEVALACGFVSASHFSKCHREHFGRTPSEERRTRH; encoded by the coding sequence TTGGAAACACCTTCTACCGGCGCATCGGCGAAATACAGACTTGGCTTCTGCCTCGTACCGGAATTTTCAGCTATTGCCTTTATCTCGGCCGTTGATACCCTGCGGCTTGCCAACCAGCTTTCAAATGAGAAGATTTATAGCTGGGACTGTTATTCCATAGACGGAAAACCAGCAAAAAGCAGCGCCGGTATCGAATTCTCGGTACAAGGTAAAATATCGGAAATGCCCGCTTTACCCATCGTTTTTACGTGTAGCGGTATAAATATTCGAAATCATACAAGTCCGCAACTTATTGCTGCCCTTCGCCGGATGGCATCACATGGCTCGGAACTAGGTGCAATTTGTACCGCAACATATGTTTTGGCTAAAGCCGGCCTGATAAACGATCATCGCTGTACTATTCACTGGGAAAACCTTTCCGGATTCCGGGAAGAATTTCCTGAACTGGACATCACATCCGAGCTTTTTGAAATTGACCGTAACCGCTATACCTGCGCAGGCGGCACCGCGTCATTGGACATGATGTTGAGTCTTGTGTCCAGCCACACAAGTCACGAATTGTCCGTATCAATCGCAGATCAATTAATCTATCACCGAATTCGTGAAAGTTCAGAGCGACAGCGCATGGAATTGCGAGCACGCCTTGGTATTTCGCATCCAAAGCTACTGGGCGCAATCGCTTGCATGGAGGATAACCTTGAAGAGCCGTTGAGTTGTAGTGATCTGGCTACGGAAGTCGGCTTATCAACTCGTCAGCTGGAACGGCTATTTCAAAAATATCTGGAGCATTCTCCAACCCGATATTATCTCGGACTACGGCTTGATCGGGCAAGATATCTCCTCACCCAAACCAGTTTGCCAATAATCGAAGTGGCGCTTGCGTGCGGTTTCGTTTCCGCATCGCATTTTTCCAAATGTCACCGAGAGCATTTTGGCCGGACACCAAGTGAAGAACGGCGTACCCGGCATTAG
- a CDS encoding formate--tetrahydrofolate ligase: MTDQHAHPKSDIEIAQAASMKRIVDVAENSLGIDSDKLEPYGHYKAKLSLDYIKTLADKPDGKLILVTAMTPTPAGEGKTTTTVGLGDALNRIGKKTMICLREPSLGPCFGMKGGAAGGGYAQVVPMTDINLHFTGDFHAIGVANNLLAAMVDNHIYWGNQLGLDERRIIWRRVVDMNDRALRNIVNSLGGISDGFPREDHFDITVASEVMAIFCLATDIDDLKRRLGNIIVGYTREKSPVYAKDIDAHGAMTVLLKDAFQPNLVQTLENNPAFIHGGPFANIAHGCNSVLATKTALKLADYVVTEAGFGADLGAEKFLDIKCRKAGLKPEVAVVVATIRALKMHGGVAKGDLGTENVKAVAEGGENLSRHVENLKKFGLPVIVAINKFSADTEDEVNQVRQVCAELGVDAIESDHWGNGGAGAEDLAQSVAAIIDKNGSNYAPLYNDALPLWDKVRTVAQTLYGAQGIIADQKVRNQFKELQEGGFGHYPVCIAKTQYSFSTDPNLKGAPSNHVVPIREIRVAGGAEFVVAVCGDIMTMPGLPRVPAANSIDINDEGEIIGLF; encoded by the coding sequence ATGACCGACCAACATGCTCACCCGAAAAGTGATATTGAAATTGCGCAAGCCGCCTCCATGAAACGAATTGTCGATGTTGCGGAAAACAGCCTCGGTATTGATTCTGATAAACTCGAGCCATACGGGCATTATAAAGCCAAACTCTCGTTGGATTACATCAAGACGCTTGCCGACAAGCCAGATGGCAAATTGATCCTTGTCACAGCTATGACGCCGACACCGGCGGGTGAAGGCAAGACAACAACAACTGTTGGCCTCGGTGACGCGCTCAATCGCATTGGAAAAAAGACTATGATATGTCTGCGAGAGCCGTCGCTTGGTCCCTGTTTTGGAATGAAAGGCGGCGCTGCAGGCGGCGGGTATGCTCAGGTTGTTCCGATGACGGACATCAATCTCCATTTTACAGGTGATTTCCATGCGATTGGCGTCGCTAATAATCTTCTTGCCGCCATGGTCGATAACCATATTTATTGGGGCAATCAACTCGGCTTGGATGAGAGGCGGATAATTTGGCGTCGGGTTGTTGATATGAATGACCGGGCTCTGCGTAATATCGTCAATAGCCTGGGCGGTATATCCGATGGCTTCCCCCGAGAAGACCATTTTGACATCACAGTCGCGTCGGAAGTAATGGCGATTTTCTGCCTTGCCACTGACATCGACGATCTCAAACGCCGTTTGGGAAACATTATTGTTGGCTATACCCGAGAAAAATCTCCCGTCTATGCAAAAGACATTGATGCGCATGGCGCAATGACAGTTTTGTTGAAAGATGCTTTCCAACCCAACCTCGTTCAAACCCTGGAAAACAACCCAGCATTCATTCACGGCGGGCCATTTGCGAATATCGCCCATGGGTGCAATTCCGTGCTCGCCACAAAAACTGCCTTGAAATTAGCCGACTATGTTGTGACGGAAGCCGGGTTTGGAGCTGATCTTGGAGCTGAGAAGTTCCTCGACATAAAATGCCGTAAAGCTGGCTTGAAACCAGAAGTCGCCGTTGTTGTTGCAACAATTCGTGCATTGAAAATGCATGGGGGCGTTGCCAAGGGTGATCTCGGAACTGAAAATGTCAAAGCTGTAGCCGAAGGAGGAGAAAACCTTTCGCGCCATGTTGAGAACCTTAAAAAATTCGGTTTGCCAGTTATCGTGGCCATAAACAAATTTTCAGCAGATACTGAAGATGAAGTAAACCAGGTACGGCAGGTTTGTGCAGAGCTTGGCGTGGATGCCATCGAATCTGATCATTGGGGAAATGGTGGTGCTGGCGCAGAAGATCTGGCGCAATCCGTTGCCGCCATCATAGATAAAAATGGTAGCAACTATGCACCTTTGTATAATGACGCGCTACCGTTGTGGGACAAAGTTCGTACAGTAGCGCAAACGCTATACGGCGCACAGGGCATCATCGCGGATCAAAAGGTGCGCAACCAGTTTAAGGAATTGCAGGAGGGTGGATTTGGCCATTATCCGGTTTGCATCGCAAAAACACAATATAGTTTCTCCACTGATCCGAATCTGAAAGGAGCGCCTAGCAATCATGTTGTCCCTATCCGGGAGATCCGAGTTGCAGGCGGAGCAGAATTTGTCGTAGCCGTTTGCGGTGACATCATGACCATGCCTGGTCTACCCCGCGTTCCTGCCGCAAATTCAATTGATATAAATGACGAAGGCGAAATTATCGGTTTGTTCTAA